The segment GAATCGAAAGGACAGGGTTTGGTCAATTTCTTTTTTATGATTGGCGTTTTGAAACAAATGGAGAAAATAATGATTCCTTTGTCATGAATGACCCGAAATTCGAAGATGCCTCCATTCTCCTCGCACGAAAGAATTTTGGCTGTGGCTCTTCCAGGGAACACGCACCCTGGGCACTAAAGGATTACGGAATCAAGGTAGTCATTGCACCATCTTTTGCAGATATCTTTTATAACAACTGTTTTAAAAACGGGATTCTTCCGGTTGTGTTAAAAGAAGAAGTAGTGGAGGAACTTTTTCAAAAGGCCTCTTACGAACCTATAAAGATGGAAGTCGATCTAGAGCTCCAAGAGATTAGTTTAGGAAATGAATGGAAGTGCCATTTTGAAACGGATGAATATCGGAAGCAAATGCTCTTGAAAGGTCTGGATGATATCGGATTGACTGAAATGTACATGGAACAGATCAATGAATATGAACAAAATAGAAAAGTATATTGATGTGTGTAAAGACCATCGTCCTGTGAAAGGGAGATGGTTTTTTTTTCGCTTGTTGGAACTAATTGAAATAAAATGCTAACGTCAAGTAAGTATATTGCATTGTTAGTTTTTGTTAGACCCCTGTACCGTCTTTTTGTATGATAGATTCATAGTATGCATTGGATGAGGAGGAAACGATAGTGGACTTTATTGCACTGGATTTTGAGATAGCCAATAATGATCTGAGCAGCGCTTGTTCGTTAGGGATGGTTTTTGTTGATGATAACCGAAAAGTAAATGAAAAGTATTTTTTGATTAAACCACCGAGCATTAAAGTGGAGAAGTCCTTTTCGAAGGTACATGGCTTGACGGAAGAGGATTTAAAGAATGAGAGGACATTCGATGAAATTTGGGAAGAGATTCGTGGATATTTTACTAAGGATACATTGATTGTAGCGCATAACGCCTACTTTGACATGAGTGTGCTGAAAAGCTGCTTGCTTCACTATTCCTTGGAGGTACCGGAGTTTTTTTATGCTTGCAGTATACCGATAAGTACTCGCGGATTAAACGGATTTAAGGTGGGCAACTCTCTAAAAGCAAGAGTAGAGCATTTTGGTGTTATATTAGATTACCATCATAATGCGTTATCAGATGCCAGAGCGTGTGCGGATGTGGTGTTAAAATGTTTGGAGATAAAGCAGCGGAAGTCACTTCAGTCGTACTGCAATACATATTCCTCCATTCCAATACATAGTTTTGGAGACTTGAAACCTCAGACTACCTTTTATACAAGAACGAAAAGGAAGAAAGTACGTAAACCTTTCCCTACAGTGTCGGTGAGTGACATTAAACCCTCAACGAAAGAGTTCGATGAAAATCACCCGCTTTTTGAGAAAAACCTGGTTTTTACAGGCGAGCTGATAACTGTAGAAAGGGCAAAAGCGATGCAACTGGTGGTTGATAAAGGTGCTGTCATCAAAAGCGGTGTCAGCGGAAAAACAGACTATCTCGTAGTAGGACAGCAGGATCCATCTGTTGTAGGTCCGGACGGGTTGAGTTCAAAGGAAAGGAAGGCCAAGGAACTGATGGAGAAGGAAAGCAAAATTAAGATTTTAAGGGAAGAAGAGTTTTTAAAGTTATTATCTTAGAAAAATTAGGTATATTTTACTGTTTATCCTAATTTCCGAAACCTGCTACCAAACTAAACCGTAAGTATAGTCGCAAATCAAAAAGTTTAATAGATCAACTAGGACATCTATGAACTTTTTGTTAATACTGTTATTTTTATCCTAATTAAGGGTACAAGATAATAGTCTATAAAACACAACAGAGAACGGGAGAGGATTATGTGAAGTCTATGAAAATGATGCTTGTGGGGATTTTAGCTGTAATGTTACTTACAGCTTGTGGAAACACCTCCAATGGGGTCGATGGGAATGTAGAAGGAAATGCTGAAGCTGAAGAAACGACTAATTCCACTACTGATGTAGAAGAAGTGGATGCGACAGAAGTAACAGAAGAATCGGAAACATTGACTGCAGAAGAAGTACTGCAGAAATCTGCAGAAGCAATGTCTGAACTATCTAGTTATTCCATGGAAATGGTCTCTGATCAAGAAATTTCCATGGCTGGAGAAGATACAATCAAAATGGTTACAACAACAACAACTGATATGTCATTGAATCCAATGGCAATGTATCAAGTTACTTCCATTGAAGATGCGGATGGGATGATGGAGAGCATGGACAATGAATCGTACTTTTCAGAAGCTGGGTTCTTCGTTTATGATTCAATGGCAGGACAATGGTTTAAGATGCCAAATGAATTTGCTGCAGAATTGAATGCGATGTCTGAAATGCAAACAAATCCAGCAGAACAGCTGGAAATGCTGAAGGCATATTCAGATGATATGACAATGAACGAAGAAGATGGGCACTATGTGTTAAACTTTGAAGGATCTGGTGAACAATTCAATGAAATGGCTGGTATGATTGGAGGCATGATGGGTGACGATATGGGGGGCATGATGGAAGAAATGCTTTCTATGATGACGGTCAACCAATTAAGTTATGTTGTCCATGTTGATAAAGAAACCTTTTATCAAACCAAAGTATTGGTAAATATGGATATGGAGATGGATATTGAAGGAGAAAAAGTGTCCAGTATCCAGTCCGTTGACTCCACGTTAAGTAATTACGATGAAGTTGGGGAAATTGCAGTGCCACAAGATGTCATCGACAATGCACAGGAAATTACGATGGAAGATCTTGAGCAGATGGAGCAGCAAGGAAGCTATTAATAAGGCGCTTTCTCATAAATAAGGATTATAACGGATGGTTTATAAGTAAGTAAAAGCCACATAATCTAAGAAAAGTGCCATTAATAAAAAGAGGGAGGGGCCACAAGGTTCCTCCTTTTTTATGTTATCCGTAGCTTTACAGGTTCATAATCATAAAGTTTTCCTTCGTATATCCACTCCAGTCGATTGCTTTGTCTAAAATCGTCAGGTGTGACAAGGGAGGGGAGTTTATCCCATAATTTAATACCTGAACGGTGAAGTACATCTGAGACAAATTGGGAACAAAAATAACTTGAATCAATCTCTACAGGTTCATTAATGGAAACTCCTAATACCCCAAGAAGATTGTAGAACCATTTCTTTTCCTTCTTCTGAAAAATGCCAATGATTCTCCTCATCTTCACCACCTCTCTTGGAGTCACTTTTAATTTATAAAGGACACAAGTAGTGCCAGGATACTTCCTATAAGTACCGTTTTCTACATCTTCCTTAACAAAGCCGCCGTTTAAAGGGTTGCTTGGTCTTTTTCTACCAAAGCTGTATAGCTCCATAAGATCACTGTCAAAAGAAAGGGATACATGATTATAAGGGGCTTTTGTATATTTTTTGATTGATTTGGTAAATAGGGTGCCTGTATCTGTCAGCAATATGTAAACATATGTATCTTCCATCTTTAATAACACCTTCTTAAAAATAATTTCTTCTATTATATATATTATATAATTTCTCTTGACCAAAATTAACCATTAATTTCATAATAATAGGTAGAATGGGGGATTAATATGTTTGAAATAGAAGCAGTCATTACTTTACTGGTGATCGCATTGGGATTAAGTGTTTTCAGTATCATCTTCTACATAGTAAAAAGAAATACAACATCAAAAGATTTTTCCGATTTAACTGTCCGGGTGAAAACATGGTGGGGGATGCTTGTTGTATTTAGCATTGCGACTTTATTTCATCCACTTGTATCATTGTTTGCACTTATGATTCTAAGTTTCTTTTCCTTGAAAGAGTATTTTTCGATATTACGTACCAGAAAGGTCGATAGACAATTATTCTTATGGGCGTATCTTTCCATCCCTATCCAGTTTTATTGGATCTACATTGGATGGTATGGGATGTTCATCGTCTTTATTCCAGTCTATGTCTTTCTGTTCCTTCCACTGCCGAGAATCCTCGGAAAGGGAACGGTGGGATTCCTGCGCTCAGTAAGTTCCACACAATGGGGATTGATGCTGATGGTATTCGGTCTTAGCCACCTAGCATTCTATCAGACAGCTACACCGGAGTATGGTGCAAATTTGGTTTTGTTCTTGGTCGTACTTACTCAATTGCATGATGTCGTTCAATATTTGGTTTCTCTCTATATTGGAAAACGTAAAGTCATCCCAACCTCCAATCCGAATATCACGTGGGAGGGATTCCTGATTTCCACCTTTGTTACAACTGGTGTTTCCTATAACCTATACCCTTATTTAACTCCGTTGAATGAGCTGTTTGGGTTATTATCAGGCCTTCTTATCAGTGTTGCATGTTTTGGGGGAAGCCTTGCAGTATCCGTCTTGAAACGCGATTTACTTGTAGGAGATGATGAAAAGGCATTGGTGCTTAAAAAGAGCTATTTAACGAGAGTGGACAGCCTTGCTTACTCTGCCCCAATTTTCTTTCATGTCATTCGTTATTATTTTGATTTTATGTAGTTTTCCGTTTCGATTAAGTGAGAAAAGAAATACATCTTTCTAATAACATATTTTTACATTAACCCTAATAATTTACAGTAATAGGTTATTAGGAGCATTCCTGTTAGAAGGATTTTCGGGGACTTGAACAAAAAAGAGCCCTCTTGGTATGATACGGGGTGTCAAATCGTGCACCGAATTGACCCCTAACTTAGGTAACCAAGGAGGACTCCAACATGGATTTTAAACAAAATCAGAAGATAAATCAAGTCACCGAAAATACACTTGTAGTCGGAATCGATATTGCAAAGCGGAAACACTTCGCCTGCTTTGTCGATGACCGTGGGCGTGTGCTTCAAAAATCTTTTTCGGTATTACAGTCTAGCGACGGTTTTGATCGTTTTTACGAGCGTATTTTGGCTGCCATGAAAGAATACGAAAAGACGGAGGTCATTGTCGGGATTGAACCTACCGGCCATTACTGGCTTAATCTAGCCTATTTCCTTGAGGAACGAGGCATTCCCCTGGTGATGACCAATCCTATGCACGTTAAGCGGTCAAAAGAATTGGATGACAACTTGCCAACCAAACATGACCGTAAAGATGCGTTAGTTATCGCTCGCCTGATTAAAGATGGACGCTTCAGTTATCCTCGTATCCTAAAGGATGTGGAGGCTGAACTCCGTGTGGGTTCAACGTTCAGAAGCAAGTTGACAGAGGAACTGGGTGCCGTCAAAAACATGGTCATTCGCTGGCTGGATCGCTATTTTCCTGAGTTCACCCAGGTCTTTCCGACATTCGGAAAGATGGCAATGGCTGTCCTGGAGTGCACACCATTTCCGGCCGATCTTCATCAGAAACAACCGGATGAAGTATTGGCACTTTACCGTAAGGTCGAGGGGCTCAAATCCCCCCAAAGGCCGAAAGCCATACGACTGATAGAACTCGCTTCAGACTCGATCGGGGTAACAGAAGGACGGGAGATGGCCCGTATGGAAATTGCCACACTCGTTCGCCGTTACCACCAGTTAGAACAAGAGATTGAAAGCATTACGCAGCACCTGGTTGAAC is part of the Sutcliffiella sp. FSL R7-0096 genome and harbors:
- a CDS encoding IS110 family transposase, with the protein product MDFKQNQKINQVTENTLVVGIDIAKRKHFACFVDDRGRVLQKSFSVLQSSDGFDRFYERILAAMKEYEKTEVIVGIEPTGHYWLNLAYFLEERGIPLVMTNPMHVKRSKELDDNLPTKHDRKDALVIARLIKDGRFSYPRILKDVEAELRVGSTFRSKLTEELGAVKNMVIRWLDRYFPEFTQVFPTFGKMAMAVLECTPFPADLHQKQPDEVLALYRKVEGLKSPQRPKAIRLIELASDSIGVTEGREMARMEIATLVRRYHQLEQEIESITQHLVELIQTSVEYEWLSTVPGLGDTTIVDLLAEIGSFSHYEDPRQLIKLAGLTLRENSSGQHKGQKRISKRGRRKLRSLLFRVMMPMIRHNEAFKRLHDYYTNRKDNPLRKKQSIVVLCGKLLKVLHGISTKHKAFDAKRMMRDIPSLAEAM
- a CDS encoding DUF6612 family protein, whose translation is MKMMLVGILAVMLLTACGNTSNGVDGNVEGNAEAEETTNSTTDVEEVDATEVTEESETLTAEEVLQKSAEAMSELSSYSMEMVSDQEISMAGEDTIKMVTTTTTDMSLNPMAMYQVTSIEDADGMMESMDNESYFSEAGFFVYDSMAGQWFKMPNEFAAELNAMSEMQTNPAEQLEMLKAYSDDMTMNEEDGHYVLNFEGSGEQFNEMAGMIGGMMGDDMGGMMEEMLSMMTVNQLSYVVHVDKETFYQTKVLVNMDMEMDIEGEKVSSIQSVDSTLSNYDEVGEIAVPQDVIDNAQEITMEDLEQMEQQGSY
- a CDS encoding phosphatidate cytidylyltransferase, whose amino-acid sequence is MFEIEAVITLLVIALGLSVFSIIFYIVKRNTTSKDFSDLTVRVKTWWGMLVVFSIATLFHPLVSLFALMILSFFSLKEYFSILRTRKVDRQLFLWAYLSIPIQFYWIYIGWYGMFIVFIPVYVFLFLPLPRILGKGTVGFLRSVSSTQWGLMLMVFGLSHLAFYQTATPEYGANLVLFLVVLTQLHDVVQYLVSLYIGKRKVIPTSNPNITWEGFLISTFVTTGVSYNLYPYLTPLNELFGLLSGLLISVACFGGSLAVSVLKRDLLVGDDEKALVLKKSYLTRVDSLAYSAPIFFHVIRYYFDFM
- a CDS encoding exonuclease domain-containing protein; translation: MDFIALDFEIANNDLSSACSLGMVFVDDNRKVNEKYFLIKPPSIKVEKSFSKVHGLTEEDLKNERTFDEIWEEIRGYFTKDTLIVAHNAYFDMSVLKSCLLHYSLEVPEFFYACSIPISTRGLNGFKVGNSLKARVEHFGVILDYHHNALSDARACADVVLKCLEIKQRKSLQSYCNTYSSIPIHSFGDLKPQTTFYTRTKRKKVRKPFPTVSVSDIKPSTKEFDENHPLFEKNLVFTGELITVERAKAMQLVVDKGAVIKSGVSGKTDYLVVGQQDPSVVGPDGLSSKERKAKELMEKESKIKILREEEFLKLLS
- the leuD gene encoding 3-isopropylmalate dehydratase small subunit, producing the protein MEALIHHIGKVIPLDKANVDTDQIIPKQFLKRIERTGFGQFLFYDWRFETNGENNDSFVMNDPKFEDASILLARKNFGCGSSREHAPWALKDYGIKVVIAPSFADIFYNNCFKNGILPVVLKEEVVEELFQKASYEPIKMEVDLELQEISLGNEWKCHFETDEYRKQMLLKGLDDIGLTEMYMEQINEYEQNRKVY